GGTTCGGCGGGGTGGCGAGGGACCGCCGACCGGTGAAGGGCAGGCCGGCCAGGGTGGAGCTCGCCCCGGCCGCGGCGGCGGGAACTTCGCCATGCTCTGGACGGTGGACAGCGCCGGCAAGCTGTCGGTCATCCCGGTGCGCACCGGCATCTCCGACGGCACCTACACCGAGGTCGAGGGGCCGGGGCTCCGCGAGGGGATGCAGGTCATCGCGGGCCTGAACCCGACGGGCAACACCGCCACCACCACGAACCCGTTCCAGGGCGGCGGTGGGCCGGGTGGCCCGGGGTTCCGGCCGGGGGGATTCTGATGAGCGGCCACACTCCCGTCATCCGGACCGAAGGCCTGACCAAGGTCTACCAGATGGGTCCGAACCTCGTGCACGCCCTGCGCGGGGTGGACCTGATCGTCGAGCCCGGCGAGATGATCGCGGTCATGGGGGCTTCCGGGTCCGGCAAGTCCACGCTCATGAACATCCTGGGCTGCCTCGACACGCCCACGTCGGGCAGCTACTACCTGGACGGGATCCGGGTGGACGGGCAGTCGAAGAACGCCCTGGCCGACATCCGCAACCAGAAGATCGGTTTCGTCTTCCAGGGCTTCAACCTGCTGGCGCGCACCAGCGCGCTGGACAACGTGGAGCTGCCGCTCCTGTACGATCGCGCGCACCGCTTCAAGGACACCAAGGCCGCGGCGGCGCGCGCGCTGGAGCGTGTCGGTCTCGGGGACCGCCTGGACCATCACCCCAACGAGCTCTCCGGCGGACAGCAGCAGCGGGTGGCGATCGCGCGCGCGCTCGTCACCGAGCCGGCACTGATCCTGGCGGACGAGCCCACGGGCAACCTCGACACCCGCACCTCCATCGAGGTGATGGCGCTGTTCCAGGAGCTCAACGACCAGGGCGTCACCATCCTGCTGGTCACGCACGAGCACGACATCGGCGAATATCACAAGCGCATCGTGGAGGTGCGCGACGGCCAGATTATCCGGGATCACCCCGTGGAGGACCGTCGCATCGCGGCGGACGACCTGGCGGAGCTCGATTCCCGCTCAACGATGGCGCTCGTATGAAGACTTCGAACCTGGTCAAGGTCGCCTCGCAGAGCATCGTCAAGAACAAGATGCGGACGCTGCTGACGATGCTCGGCATCATCATCGGCGTGGGCGCGGTGATCGTGATGGTCGCGGTGGGGATGGGGGCCCGCTCCCAGATCCGCCAGCAGATCAACAACCTGGGGACGAACATGCTGGTGATCGCCCCCGGCTTCTCCAACATGGGCGGGGTGAACCAGGGCGCGGGGAGCTTCAACCGGCTGACCCTCGCGGACGCGGACAAGATCAAGCGCGAGGCGACTTTCATCAACG
The DNA window shown above is from Longimicrobiaceae bacterium and carries:
- a CDS encoding ABC transporter ATP-binding protein; amino-acid sequence: MSGHTPVIRTEGLTKVYQMGPNLVHALRGVDLIVEPGEMIAVMGASGSGKSTLMNILGCLDTPTSGSYYLDGIRVDGQSKNALADIRNQKIGFVFQGFNLLARTSALDNVELPLLYDRAHRFKDTKAAAARALERVGLGDRLDHHPNELSGGQQQRVAIARALVTEPALILADEPTGNLDTRTSIEVMALFQELNDQGVTILLVTHEHDIGEYHKRIVEVRDGQIIRDHPVEDRRIAADDLAELDSRSTMALV